The Scylla paramamosain isolate STU-SP2022 chromosome 47, ASM3559412v1, whole genome shotgun sequence DNA window ggtggcatgaagtagtcagagggtggaagagagggaggaacaagcccagaattgtccaaggtaaagtttttagcaaaggtttgagcgaagagttcagctttagaaataggtgtgatagcagtggtgccatctggttgaaatagaagaagcaaagttattggagatatttttggctagatgccagaaatcacgaggggagttagatcttgaaaggttttgacattttctgttaatgaaggagtttttggctagttggagaacagacttggcatggttccgggcggaaatataaagtgcatgagattctggtgatggaaggcttaagtaccttttgtgggccacctctctatcatgtatagcacgagaacaagctgtgttaaaccaaggtttagaaggtttaggacgagaaaaagagtgaggaatgtacgcctccatgccagacactatcacctctgttatgcgctcagcacacaaagacgggtctctgacacggaagcagtagtcattccaaggaaaatcagctgttccaatatttctcacacattttatatgtatctgaatatcttttctacatgcttctctgactgttgactatcctgtattgtcactcccagatctttctcttcttgtattcTTATTATATCTTCattacccattttatatgtccatttgggtttcttttaacttttttcccatatacattacatgacattttttcacattaaattccatccCCCATTTCTTACAccagtcccagattttattcaaatCCTCTTGTAGAAGTTCacagtctttgttgttttttacatgtctttgtaatttgtatcatctgcaaacaagCTCATGGAACTCTTTACTTcttcaggcatatcatttatgtagatcaggaaaggtattggtgccagcactgatccttgtgatagtatctacttttctcctttttttatttttaatcttttactaccattatcatttttcttccctttaagtaactttccattcagtttttttatttttccatttactatattttctagcttccatTATAGTTTGTTGTGGGGGACTTTGTCAATtttaatttttaaatttttaatttttaattaattaattttttttttcttatagatCTAAATACacagtctacccatccatccctctcctgtgttatGTCGGTCACTTGAATTGGAGCTCATCAAATTTgttacacatgatcacttttgtcTTAAACCATACTGctttttttctgatattatatcatgtttttttctagaaattttgttcactgcttctttattacttcacagatcttacataccatgctggtcattgatattgtctatagtttagtggttcttctttctttccacttatAAATTGGCACAATGTGTGCTGTCTTCCATTCCGTAGGCACTCTTCCAGTTGGTAATGAGCACTTAATTATGTCATTCAGTTAACTGTTTCCTGCACTTGtttaaaatgaaacctgatactccatctggtcctcttgctttttctctcttccaataCCCCTATCATTTTATATGCAGCCATATGATTGTCAGCCAGGTATTTAGGTTTACTGATAAGTTTTTGTATAATTGAAAAAAGATAGATCAATGGCATACACTTGTGTTTCAGAAGTTTGAGTTATCATCCCTGTTATGTATGGATGAACTGACAAGTTGCCTGTGTGACAAAAGGCTCACATAGATAAATATTTGTCCTCTAAACCACTGTTGGTCAAGACATGATTTTAAtgatctacttttttttttctttttagaaatTGAATTGCCTGTGACTTTACCAAAGACAACTTGGTGAAGAAGAAGATTGACAACTGAATACGCATCCTGATTGAAAATGGAATGGTGGTGGGCCACAGAACCCTTGTGGTGCTTGTTGGGGATAAGAGCAGAGATCAGGTCAGTTTTGATGTGTCTTTGTCTTGGTGGTGTTACCTCTCATGTTAATGTTGTATCACATATTATTTTACATAATCTGTCATATTATATActgtggaacctcagttcttgaacttaatttgttcctgaatgccattcaaaattcaaaatgtTAAAGAACCAAAATAATttttcccataggaatcaatgtaaaaattaattaatctgtTTTCAGACACCTGTTTACACTATCTTAGTGGCTCATGACATggtcccacagccaagatggctgcttcacaacatctccagctcacaaattatttatccagaaaggatgtattgaatgaagtTAGTgatacagaactcatcagaagatactgtttataccgatctagtgagggaagccttacagagggagcaacccacttaccaccaaaatgaagatgATCATAACACacagacatcttgctgctgggaaaagctactggaaaatgcagttgtgtagtagtgatggcattgggggtcattgagagagccaTAAGTGCCTTGGGATTATTCCTGAGCACTAAAAAATTTGTTTACATTAAGTCTTTTTCAATGGGATCAATGGGATTTAATTTCTGTCTTACACTcatgtgtctctcctccaaatatataaaaaacaaagtaaatatttatagaaactataaattagtaataaacggcagcttttgctatgtcttttaatatttgaaatcaagtaatcttgttctagaaccaaattatggtactgcaactgaagcaatcattatggtctgaccattttgaattgagcattTAGGTGTTGTCCTTTCCAGGGATTCCCTAGCCTGCTGCCCTGCCACACTTATATCAAGACACCTCATCTCAGGTACTTCCTACTTCAAAATGAAATGGTGttgtagtttatatatatacattgtgGTGCTTGAAAAAAGGTAAGttagtgtaatattttttttttttttatgatacttgcattatttatttttttgcaatcaCAGCACTTGGCAACATTTCTTCCAGGTGTTGTCATGTCTCCATGGAAGATCGAGTGAAGTCACACAGTCGGAGTGACTGTTAATCCATTGTCACTTCTCGCGCCACTAGCTTGGATGGAAGCTACCATTCCCGCTTGCTCTCGTCACCTACAAAGCTGAGAGAAGAGCTTACTTACtcagtaaataagtattttaGGGAAGAAAAGGCTAATAGGAGGTCATTAGTTAACCATCAAGAGCTGTTGCCTGAACAACGAAAGCCACCGACATGCCTTGACTTTTACCTTGATGGTGGCGTGGAAAAAGTtgtaactaaagaataaaaatataacatcatagtttaagggaaatatcatatctaAAGAGAAATCTGTCACATTTAAACAaaattcacaatggagagagagagagagagagagagagagagagagagagagagagagagagagagagagagagaggcagcttggctgactgacaggcagattttTCTCAAATTTTAATGATTCATAGGCAAGTATAAATTTCTGATACAAATAAATTTGCAAATATGCATGAAATATAGATTgtaaatgcagagagagagagagagaggtgtatggGGAGCGAGGTTATTAGTGACACATAGgctctaatctgataattgcCCAGTACAAGGTGTGGCAGTGCTGCAGGGTGGGGAATCCCTGGAAAGGACAATGCTTAaatgctcaattcaaaatggtcagaccatagttcGTTCAGAATTTAGTTTGAAAACTGATTCCACTGtagttttatcattgttatcccTCAGGTTAGCCACCATGAAGTGAAGTACTGATTTTGTTGTTTGATTAGCATGAAGGAAATCATAGCccttagaaatatatatatattttttttttaatatgataCAGTGGAAAGTTTCattaaaaatatccttaatttCATTCTCTACTAGAACCCTCCATGTCTGCCTTATATCATGGAAATACAATTCTTACATGATGGGTTCTGATCCATCTCCTCATCCTGTTTTAGGCACATTTTGTGGCTTGCTAATGTTTAAACTCCTATGATAGAAGTATATTCTAATGTAAGTTTTCTGATTTGTATCTTGAAGGTTGTGTATTTGCATCACATGTTGTCCAAGTCCGGTCTGAAGCAAGCCAATGTGCTATGGTGCTACAAGAAGGAGTTGACCTTCTCCTCCCAtcgaagaaagagaatgaagcagCTCAAGGCTAAAATCAGATCTGAACAAGCTGAGATAAATGAGGATGATCCCTTTGAGATGTTTGTGTCCATGACTGACATCAGGTATTGTTTCTATAATCACAAAATTCTGGGCAACAcctacaaaatgtgtgtattgcAGGTGAGTGACATGAGGTGCCTCCAGGCCAGCACTGGAGTATTTAATTGTCGCAAGTGGACAGCACCTTTATGGGACAAAACTTTATGTATAGATTTTTAGTAGATAAattgtaaacaaataaatccacACCAGATTGAGACAAATCTTGGAAGTTGAATTAAGCTAAAGAACATGTACTTACATTTGTATAAGACTTAAGATCAAAACAAATGTTACATGATTAATAACACTGTAATTGCTACAGGACTTTCAGGCTCTGATACCCAATATATTGTGCCGCACCATGGAGACTGTGGAGGGCGGAGGACTGatagtgctgctgctgcagagCCTCACCTCCCTGCGCCAGCTGTACACCCTCAGTATGGACGTGCATGCCCGCTATCGCACTGAGGCACATCAGCATGTCGTGCCCAGGTTCAATGAGAGGTGTGTGCATCTCTAAACTTTGCTTGTTAACTGATTGCTTAATTTCTCCCTGTGCCTTCATTTAATATTGTATTACTTCACTTTATAAGTTGGATTTTGCCATTCTGTGAGTTTGTCTTCATTATATGGTATATTGCACTGCTTGATAAGGTAAGATTTATTAGAAATCTGCCAAATTTCTTGTACATTTATTATGCTGTTATCATATTACATTGGTTAAGAAAAGTACTGAATGTAGGAATTCATGTCTGTTGGCCTTCTTAGAGGCAagatatggtggtgatggtggtgcagcCATCTTTCAGAAGGTTTCTTTTGAAGGTTCATCCTGTCATTGGCCTCATGTCCTGTCTGTGTGGTGATGGATGACCACCTGCGAGTCTTGCCCATCTCTTCTCACCTGCGGGACCTCCAGGTGGTGGccccaccctccaccaccacccctctgtcCCTGCAGGACCAGGAACTTAAGGACCTGAAAGAATCACTGAAGGACAATCCCCCCATTGGACTTTTGATTGACTTGTGTAAAACATTAGATCAGGTGAGTTGTTATGTTCAAGGTGCAAACAGATTGATCACAATGGTATGGTTTTAACACACGCTACACCCTTTCTATTGATCCCTTCAATGCAGTGGTAAATGTGATGCATCACCATTGGTCTTCAGAGCTGTGTATTGATTCAAGATGCATTATTGTTTATCAGGAAGTTTTTGAGTAAAAATTTGTCTTGCTCTGCAGCACAGGTCATTGAGGCTTATGTTCACATACTTCTTCCACTCAGATCTGTAGATCAACCCTGCACTGGACAGCCAGtcatgaagcaaaaaaaaaaatcattctacaTTTGTAGTAGCTCTTACCTTGTGTGGTGACTAATCTGCTGTAGAGTACCACTGCCACTCACTCATTTTTCTGACTCAGAATAGAGGTCTTCCACTCCCAGGCTGGTAACTGCTATTTCATAATGTACAGATTATTCTGTAATTGCCATCTATCTGGCATACTCCTTGTGATATGACAGTAAATGGTAGTTGTATTTCTCACTAAACTTTTCAAACTAAGGCCTGATTTGCTCTTTCTGGTGAAATGTGACATTTAACAGCATACATTAAAATCTTAAACTGAACTCTATGGGGCAAGGTGGCTGACGGTTTATTCAAAAGTTTGGTTTATcaacaatacacatttttggccgGTTTCTTTGTACATAAACATGTACGTTTATTGTTATTTCGAGCTTATTTGTTAGCTCCTTATGAACCCAAGATAGATATTTACagcatattttgttattacacACTAGATATTTACAAcatattttgttattacacACTGTATACAGTGCACTAACTGGTCACTTAACATTATGCAACTACACACTTAGTTCTCACTTAAGAGCTCATTTAGCTGTACACATCACAATGGTCACATAAAAGCTAACAATATTATGCACTGTACTACTGGTGTACCTTTGCTTGTTGCTCAAAGTTTGAGTCAGAGATGTTGGCTGTTGGCTCTGATGTGATTTAGGATGGAGTGGAGCTGGGCATTTGGCTTATTTGGGTTTGGTTTAGGGAGATTTAGGGAGTACATGGATGCATCTTCTGGTCTCTTTGTTAGACAGGAACCATCTTTTAAGCCCTGTTCACACATTGGCGAATTTGGACGGTGAATGTGTTGCAACTCCATTGCAACTCTTTCAAAGCGGAATCACTAGACCAGGCTAAGTTGCAGCACATTGGCATGCTGACGG harbors:
- the LOC135095088 gene encoding RNA cytidine acetyltransferase-like, with the translated sequence METVEGGGLIVLLLQSLTSLRQLYTLSMDVHARYRTEAHQHVVPRFNERFILSLASCPVCVVMDDHLRVLPISSHLRDLQVVAPPSTTTPLSLQDQELKDLKESLKDNPPIGLLIDLCKTLDQVSCYVQGANRLITMVWF